The region TTTTTAATTCCGAAATATCTTCAATTGTTGCATCTATGGGTCATACGGATAAAATTGCAGTTGTAGATATGGGTTTTCCAATTTCTAATAACGTAAAAAAAATTGATTTAGTAGTTGACAAAGGAATTCCTAGCTTGGAAGAAGTTGTAAAAAGCATATTAAAAGAATTATCAATTGAAAAAATTATAATTGCCAAGGAATCAAGTGAAGAATTCATATCTATGATGAAAAAAATAAATAAAAATATTGAAATAGTATCTCACGAAGAACTTAAAAAAATTGCTAATAATAGTAAAGCAGTTGTTAGAACAGGTGAAGTAAAACCTTATTTTAATGCTATTTTTGTTTCAGGAGTGATATTTTAATGTTATTGAAATTACAAAATATAACAAAACGATTTCCAGGAGTACTTGCTTTAGATAAAGTTAATCTTGAACTTGATTTTGGAGAAGTTCATGCATTGTTAGGAGAAAATGGTGCAGGAAAAAGTACCTTGATAAAAATAATAGGTGGAGTCTATAAAGCAGATGAGGGTAAAATTTATTATAATGGAAAAGAAATAAATTTTTCATCTCCTTCTGAGGCTATAAATAATGGCA is a window of Marinitoga hydrogenitolerans DSM 16785 DNA encoding:
- the rbsD gene encoding D-ribose pyranase, whose product is MKKTGIFNSEISSIVASMGHTDKIAVVDMGFPISNNVKKIDLVVDKGIPSLEEVVKSILKELSIEKIIIAKESSEEFISMMKKINKNIEIVSHEELKKIANNSKAVVRTGEVKPYFNAIFVSGVIF